The Staphylococcus carnosus genome has a segment encoding these proteins:
- a CDS encoding xylulokinase, with amino-acid sequence MSNNIEETKQMIEDGSLSIGIEFGSTRIKTVAVDENCVTVATGSFEWENQFLDGYWTYSINDVWVGLQKSYREMADYVKREFGVAIQRVKSIGISGMMHGYLAFDDKDDLLVPFRTWRNNNANTAAGILSKAFGVNIPERWSIAQLYQSALEDAPHTSKVSYMTTLSGFVHWYLTGERVLGVGDASGMFPIDPKTGGFREDLLEQFNTIFHQRGFKQDIRELLPRVLSAGGNAGYLTAEGARLIDSERELEPGAPLCAPEGDAATGMVATNSVAPRTGNVSAGTSIFSMIVLDHPLKRVYPEVDLVTTPAGHEVAMIHANNCTSDINAWMDVFAEVLDAMGVDYSKDELFTRMFETALDGDPDLGRLLSYGYVSGEFITDVPKGFPMLIRDVDSKFTLANLMKTHIFSAFSTLKIGIDLLKHNEAMEIESMVGHGGIFKTERVAQSFLAAALESPVSVMQTASEGGAWGIAVLARYLIDVKEGVTLADYLQEKAFGDADALVIEPKKEDLETFREYIKKFEMGLPVERSAGEYLN; translated from the coding sequence TGTGTGACCGTCGCAACGGGATCGTTCGAGTGGGAAAACCAGTTTTTAGACGGTTATTGGACGTATTCAATTAATGATGTATGGGTTGGACTGCAAAAAAGTTATCGTGAAATGGCTGATTATGTAAAACGTGAATTCGGAGTTGCTATTCAGCGAGTGAAATCTATAGGTATCAGCGGTATGATGCATGGATATTTGGCTTTCGATGACAAGGATGATTTGTTAGTTCCTTTTAGAACATGGCGAAATAATAATGCCAATACAGCAGCAGGTATTTTAAGTAAAGCATTTGGAGTGAATATTCCTGAACGTTGGAGTATCGCACAACTTTATCAATCAGCTTTGGAAGATGCCCCACATACCTCAAAAGTAAGTTATATGACGACATTATCAGGATTTGTTCATTGGTATTTAACTGGAGAACGTGTACTAGGTGTCGGAGATGCATCAGGCATGTTTCCGATTGATCCGAAAACAGGTGGTTTTCGAGAAGATCTTTTGGAACAATTTAATACAATTTTCCATCAAAGGGGCTTTAAACAAGATATACGTGAGTTATTACCGCGTGTGTTAAGCGCAGGAGGGAATGCAGGTTATTTAACTGCAGAGGGTGCACGATTGATTGATTCTGAGAGAGAGTTAGAACCAGGAGCGCCATTATGTGCACCAGAAGGTGATGCAGCAACTGGAATGGTTGCTACCAATAGCGTAGCTCCACGTACTGGTAATGTATCAGCCGGTACGAGTATTTTTTCGATGATTGTATTAGACCACCCATTAAAGCGTGTTTATCCAGAAGTAGACTTAGTCACTACACCAGCAGGACACGAAGTAGCTATGATTCATGCAAATAATTGCACATCTGATATTAATGCTTGGATGGATGTCTTTGCTGAAGTATTAGATGCAATGGGAGTAGATTATTCTAAAGATGAGTTATTTACCCGTATGTTTGAAACAGCGTTAGATGGTGATCCTGATTTAGGGCGTTTATTGTCTTATGGTTATGTTTCAGGTGAATTTATAACAGATGTACCTAAAGGATTCCCAATGTTAATTAGAGATGTGGATAGTAAATTTACATTAGCAAATTTGATGAAAACACATATTTTCAGTGCGTTCAGTACATTAAAAATTGGAATCGATTTATTGAAACACAATGAAGCAATGGAAATTGAAAGTATGGTAGGACATGGAGGGATATTTAAAACAGAACGTGTCGCTCAAAGTTTTTTAGCCGCAGCTTTAGAAAGTCCTGTAAGTGTAATGCAGACAGCCAGTGAAGGTGGCGCATGGGGAATTGCAGTGTTGGCACGTTACTTGATAGATGTAAAAGAAGGTGTGACACTCGCAGACTACTTACAAGAAAAAGCTTTTGGAGATGCTGACGCTTTAGTCATTGAGCCGAAAAAAGAAGATTTAGAAACTTTCCGTGAATATATTAAGAAATTTGAAATGGGATTACCAGTAGAACGCAGTGCTGGTGAGTATTTAAACTAA
- a CDS encoding MFS transporter, which yields MGTIETNQSKQFLGLPMTLIWGYVAVAIFMTGDGIEQAFLSKYIQQIGFSASQATTVLTSYGLVVAIASWLSGVLAEVFSPRRLMTFAFITWIVFHVGFLTLGLETHNYIMMIIMYSIRGIAYPMFIYSFVVWITYSAPPQRLASAMGWFWAMYSVGIGVLGSYLPSFTIPYIGFMGTLWGSIIFIAAGGLLAFFLVKDKEGEKKESDKLTTKEMFGEILRGVTILRNPQVAIACVIRIINQLSLFGLVAFMPAVFTDRFGFTTSQWLQIWGFMYIVTIFTNLFWGIVGDKIGWVKQIRWFGCIGMALSTLAFYYIPEWFGPNFWITCLVAIAFGFAVAAFVPMSAIFPTLEPEHKGAAVSIHNLSAGLSNFLGPGIATIVLMFGNALTTIWVYAIIYFIGFVLTFFMKVKQPSLQQ from the coding sequence GTGGGAACTATAGAGACAAATCAGTCGAAACAATTTTTAGGTTTGCCGATGACCCTTATTTGGGGTTATGTAGCAGTTGCTATCTTTATGACTGGAGATGGTATTGAACAAGCCTTTTTATCAAAGTACATACAGCAAATTGGTTTTAGTGCAAGTCAAGCTACAACAGTATTGACCTCATATGGTCTAGTTGTAGCGATTGCATCTTGGTTGTCGGGGGTATTAGCTGAAGTCTTCAGCCCAAGAAGATTAATGACTTTCGCATTTATTACATGGATTGTTTTCCATGTCGGATTTTTAACATTAGGGTTAGAGACTCATAACTACATAATGATGATTATCATGTATAGTATTCGTGGAATCGCTTATCCAATGTTTATTTATAGTTTTGTTGTTTGGATTACTTATTCAGCACCACCTCAAAGACTCGCTTCAGCGATGGGTTGGTTCTGGGCAATGTATTCAGTAGGTATTGGTGTGCTTGGCTCTTATTTACCAAGTTTTACAATCCCTTACATAGGCTTCATGGGAACGTTATGGGGTTCTATTATCTTTATTGCAGCAGGCGGCTTGTTAGCTTTCTTTTTAGTTAAAGATAAGGAAGGCGAAAAGAAAGAAAGTGACAAACTGACAACTAAAGAAATGTTCGGTGAAATATTGCGGGGTGTAACGATTTTACGTAACCCTCAAGTTGCAATTGCATGTGTGATCCGTATTATTAATCAGCTTTCTTTATTCGGTTTGGTTGCTTTCATGCCAGCTGTTTTTACAGATAGATTCGGATTCACGACTTCCCAATGGCTTCAAATTTGGGGATTCATGTATATCGTGACAATCTTTACGAATCTCTTCTGGGGAATTGTCGGAGATAAAATTGGTTGGGTTAAACAAATCCGCTGGTTTGGTTGTATTGGAATGGCACTTTCAACTCTCGCATTTTATTACATTCCTGAATGGTTCGGACCAAACTTCTGGATTACGTGTCTTGTGGCCATCGCATTTGGTTTTGCAGTAGCAGCCTTTGTGCCGATGTCTGCGATTTTCCCAACCTTAGAACCAGAACATAAAGGGGCTGCAGTTTCAATTCATAATTTATCTGCAGGCTTAAGTAATTTCCTTGGACCTGGGATTGCTACAATCGTACTGATGTTTGGAAATGCACTTACGACAATTTGGGTTTATGCAATTATTTATTTCATAGGATTTGTGTTGACATTCTTTATGAAAGTCAAGCAGCCCTCACTTCAACAATAA
- a CDS encoding glucose 1-dehydrogenase → MNILEQFRLDDKVAIVTGGAMGLGQAMATALAQAGANIVIADIREDVAEATATTIRETEQVKTTALKVDVTNPEDVQKMVDDVVEEYGKIDILINNAGMTINEKAEDMTYEQWNKVINLNLNGVFLVAQAVGRQMIEQGYGSIVNTSSMSGIIANKPQEQCSYNASKAGVIMLTKSLAMEWSKYNIKVNTIAPGYMKTELTKPFFEQGGAMIDDWMGFTPMGRPGLPEELGGIVVYLASDASSFAQGSVFTIDGGYTAL, encoded by the coding sequence ATGAATATTTTAGAACAATTTAGATTAGATGATAAAGTAGCAATTGTAACAGGTGGCGCAATGGGATTAGGACAAGCTATGGCAACGGCTTTAGCACAAGCAGGTGCTAATATTGTTATTGCTGACATTCGTGAAGATGTTGCTGAAGCTACAGCTACTACAATTCGCGAGACAGAACAAGTTAAAACAACAGCTTTAAAAGTAGATGTTACTAATCCTGAAGATGTACAAAAAATGGTCGACGATGTTGTTGAGGAATATGGAAAAATTGATATTTTAATCAATAATGCAGGTATGACAATTAATGAAAAAGCAGAAGATATGACATATGAGCAATGGAATAAAGTTATCAACTTAAACTTAAATGGTGTATTCTTAGTGGCTCAAGCAGTAGGTCGTCAAATGATTGAACAAGGTTATGGTTCAATTGTTAACACATCTAGTATGTCAGGAATTATTGCCAACAAACCTCAAGAACAATGTTCTTACAACGCTTCTAAAGCAGGCGTTATTATGTTGACGAAAAGCTTAGCGATGGAATGGTCTAAATATAATATTAAAGTAAACACAATTGCACCGGGTTACATGAAAACAGAATTGACAAAACCTTTCTTTGAACAAGGTGGTGCAATGATTGATGACTGGATGGGCTTCACTCCAATGGGTCGTCCAGGATTGCCTGAAGAATTAGGCGGTATTGTGGTATATCTAGCATCTGATGCATCATCATTCGCGCAAGGAAGTGTATTTACAATTGATGGTGGTTACACAGCGTTATAG